The following proteins are encoded in a genomic region of Ictalurus punctatus breed USDA103 chromosome 15, Coco_2.0, whole genome shotgun sequence:
- the ftr92 gene encoding tripartite motif-containing protein 16 isoform X2, translating to MATSCKPSSQNLQKCCLCLTKANNLVIIPCGHNYCRSCIDCLISKYERTGSYSCLQCSQTFCTNPDQDRPVDKLEKTDLHTETSAETAAGPSSSGLTRPDQDSPVDGVKMTALQTQTTADTTARPEDMACDSCADSRQEAAKSCLACLALYCDTHLLLHDDLHPRAAHILMDATDQQEAMTCSVHGKVLDVYCHNEKQRICCMCMLEDHKGHDMVAVGQVLKKEELRKSKQMIAEQKKQLKELRLAKNTLRDITIATEEESERLFTELIHSIKSSQSVMKVLIRAQEQAELDRIEELMENVEEELTELKRRDAEMEHLSSTQNDIHFMQMMVNPRFSFGEVVKSMYALKERIGDVWEYEIDQISAAVKKDKIVVPSEPKTRKDFLQYLVPLSLDPDTAHWSLSVCEEKLVVCSTECQPYPDHPERFDWWAQVLCREPLNTRCYWEAEWTGLHGVDIAVSYRDITRKGDDDECSFGYNKQSWSLDCAILKYSFVHDYVETEILAPVSHRIGVYLDYKAGTLSFYSVSDCMKLLHRAETRFMRPLFAGFGLYPGSTVKICQPAIEEKQEDSQRVKRTVKQL from the exons ATGGCAACCTCCTGCAAGCCAAGCTCACAGAACCTTCAGAAGTGCTGTTTGTGTCTTACAAAGGCAAATAATCTTGTTATTATTCCTTGTGGGCACAACTACTGCAGGTCCTGCATTGACTGCTTAATCAGTAAGTATGAACGCACAGGCTCGTACAGCTGCCTGCAGTGTTCGCAGACTTTCTGCACTAATCCTGATCAGGACAGACCAGTGGACAAACTCGAGAAAACAGATCTCCACACTGAAACCTCAGCAGAAACCGCTGCTGGTCCATCCTCTTCCGGCTTGACTAGACCTGACCAGGATAGCCCTGTGGATGGTGTCAAAATGACAGCTCTCCAAACACAAACCACAGCAGACACCACTGCCAGACCGGAGGACATGGCCTGCGACTCGTGCGCTGACAGCAGACAGGAAGCTGCCAAGTCCTGCCTGGCGTGTCTGGCCTTATACTGCGACACACACCTCCTGCTGCACGACGACCTCCATCCGAGGGCTGCACACATTCTGATGGACGCTACCGATCAGCAGGAGGCCATGACATGCTCTGTACACGGTAAAGTCCTGGATGTTTACTGCCATAACGAGAAACAACGCATCTGTTGCATGTGTATGCTGGAGGACCACAAAGGGCACGACATGGTGGCAGTAGGACAAGTCCTAAAGAAG GAGGAGCTAAGGAAGTCCAAGCAGATGATCGCAGAGCAAAAGAAGCAGCTAAAGGAGCTTCGCTTAGCTAAAAACACTCTCAGG GACATCACAATAGCTACAGAGGAGGAGAGCGAGCGGCTTTTCACCGAACTGATCCACTCCATCAAGAGCAGCCAGTCTGTGATGAAGGTCCTGATCCGAGCTCAGGAGCAAGCAGAACTGGACCGAATCGAGGAGCTGATGGAGAATGTGGAGGAGGAATTAACGGAGCTGAAGAGGAGAGATGCTGAGATGGAGCACCTCTCGAGCACTCAGAATGACATCCACTTCATGCAG ATGATGGTCAATCCTCGGTTCTCTTTCGGCGAGGTTGTGAAATCCATGTATGCGCTCAAGGAGCGGATAGGAGACGTCTGGGAGTATGAAATTGATCAGATATCAGCAGCGG TGAAAAAAGACAAGATTGTAGTTCCTTCTGAACCGAAGACGAGAAAGGACTTCCTTCAGT ATCTGGTCCCACTGTCTCTGGACCCTGACACAGCCCACTGgagcctgagtgtgtgtgaagagaaGCTAGTGGTGTGTAGCACAGAGTGCCAGCCTTATCCTGACCACCCAGAACGCTTTGACTGGTGGGCTCAGGTTCTGTGCCGAGAGCCTCTGAACACACGCTGCTACTGGGAGGCCGAGTGGACGGGTTTGCACGGAGTGGACATCGCAGTCTCGTACAGAGACATCACCCGGAAGGGAGATGATGATGAATGCAGCTTTGGGTACAACAAACAGAGCTGGAGTTTGGATTGTGCCATATTGAAATATTCTTTCGTGCACGATTATGTGGAAACGGAAATCCTGGCACCTGTATCCCACAGGATAGGGGTGTATCTCGACTACAAAGCCGGAACGCTGTCTTTTTACAGCGTCTCAGACTGTATGAAACTCCTCCACAGAGCAGAGACGAGGTTCATGCGGCCTCTGTTTGCCGGGTTTGGGTTGTATCCGGGATCCACAGTGAAGATATGCCAGCCAGCCATAGAGGAAAAACAAGAAGATTCCCAAAGAGTCAAGAGAACTGTGAAACAACTGTGA
- the ftr92 gene encoding tripartite motif-containing protein 16-like protein isoform X1 → MATSCKPSSQNLQKCCLCLTKANNLVIIPCGHNYCRSCIDCLISKYERTGSYSCLQCSQTFCTNPDQDRPVDKLEKTDLHTETSAETAAGPSSSGLTRPDQDSPVDGVKMTALQTQTTADTTARPEDMACDSCADSRQEAAKSCLACLALYCDTHLLLHDDLHPRAAHILMDATDQQEAMTCSVHGKVLDVYCHNEKQRICCMCMLEDHKGHDMVAVGQVLKKEELRKSKQMIAEQKKQLKELRLAKNTLRDITIATEEESERLFTELIHSIKSSQSVMKVLIRAQEQAELDRIEELMENVEEELTELKRRDAEMEHLSSTQNDIHFMQSVQAFSHTSANVLKMMVNPRFSFGEVVKSMYALKERIGDVWEYEIDQISAAVKKDKIVVPSEPKTRKDFLQYLVPLSLDPDTAHWSLSVCEEKLVVCSTECQPYPDHPERFDWWAQVLCREPLNTRCYWEAEWTGLHGVDIAVSYRDITRKGDDDECSFGYNKQSWSLDCAILKYSFVHDYVETEILAPVSHRIGVYLDYKAGTLSFYSVSDCMKLLHRAETRFMRPLFAGFGLYPGSTVKICQPAIEEKQEDSQRVKRTVKQL, encoded by the exons ATGGCAACCTCCTGCAAGCCAAGCTCACAGAACCTTCAGAAGTGCTGTTTGTGTCTTACAAAGGCAAATAATCTTGTTATTATTCCTTGTGGGCACAACTACTGCAGGTCCTGCATTGACTGCTTAATCAGTAAGTATGAACGCACAGGCTCGTACAGCTGCCTGCAGTGTTCGCAGACTTTCTGCACTAATCCTGATCAGGACAGACCAGTGGACAAACTCGAGAAAACAGATCTCCACACTGAAACCTCAGCAGAAACCGCTGCTGGTCCATCCTCTTCCGGCTTGACTAGACCTGACCAGGATAGCCCTGTGGATGGTGTCAAAATGACAGCTCTCCAAACACAAACCACAGCAGACACCACTGCCAGACCGGAGGACATGGCCTGCGACTCGTGCGCTGACAGCAGACAGGAAGCTGCCAAGTCCTGCCTGGCGTGTCTGGCCTTATACTGCGACACACACCTCCTGCTGCACGACGACCTCCATCCGAGGGCTGCACACATTCTGATGGACGCTACCGATCAGCAGGAGGCCATGACATGCTCTGTACACGGTAAAGTCCTGGATGTTTACTGCCATAACGAGAAACAACGCATCTGTTGCATGTGTATGCTGGAGGACCACAAAGGGCACGACATGGTGGCAGTAGGACAAGTCCTAAAGAAG GAGGAGCTAAGGAAGTCCAAGCAGATGATCGCAGAGCAAAAGAAGCAGCTAAAGGAGCTTCGCTTAGCTAAAAACACTCTCAGG GACATCACAATAGCTACAGAGGAGGAGAGCGAGCGGCTTTTCACCGAACTGATCCACTCCATCAAGAGCAGCCAGTCTGTGATGAAGGTCCTGATCCGAGCTCAGGAGCAAGCAGAACTGGACCGAATCGAGGAGCTGATGGAGAATGTGGAGGAGGAATTAACGGAGCTGAAGAGGAGAGATGCTGAGATGGAGCACCTCTCGAGCACTCAGAATGACATCCACTTCATGCAG TCAGTCCAGGCTTTCAGTCACACTTCTGCAAATGTCTTAAAGATGATGGTCAATCCTCGGTTCTCTTTCGGCGAGGTTGTGAAATCCATGTATGCGCTCAAGGAGCGGATAGGAGACGTCTGGGAGTATGAAATTGATCAGATATCAGCAGCGG TGAAAAAAGACAAGATTGTAGTTCCTTCTGAACCGAAGACGAGAAAGGACTTCCTTCAGT ATCTGGTCCCACTGTCTCTGGACCCTGACACAGCCCACTGgagcctgagtgtgtgtgaagagaaGCTAGTGGTGTGTAGCACAGAGTGCCAGCCTTATCCTGACCACCCAGAACGCTTTGACTGGTGGGCTCAGGTTCTGTGCCGAGAGCCTCTGAACACACGCTGCTACTGGGAGGCCGAGTGGACGGGTTTGCACGGAGTGGACATCGCAGTCTCGTACAGAGACATCACCCGGAAGGGAGATGATGATGAATGCAGCTTTGGGTACAACAAACAGAGCTGGAGTTTGGATTGTGCCATATTGAAATATTCTTTCGTGCACGATTATGTGGAAACGGAAATCCTGGCACCTGTATCCCACAGGATAGGGGTGTATCTCGACTACAAAGCCGGAACGCTGTCTTTTTACAGCGTCTCAGACTGTATGAAACTCCTCCACAGAGCAGAGACGAGGTTCATGCGGCCTCTGTTTGCCGGGTTTGGGTTGTATCCGGGATCCACAGTGAAGATATGCCAGCCAGCCATAGAGGAAAAACAAGAAGATTCCCAAAGAGTCAAGAGAACTGTGAAACAACTGTGA
- the abcg2a gene encoding broad substrate specificity ATP-binding cassette transporter ABCG2, protein MPENMNMDRVKKGGCGATVSFHNIHYSVNSKTGMLCKQKKTQKNILIDLNGIMKPGMNAILGATGSGKSSFLDVLAARKDPKGLTGEVLIDGAPQPPNFKCLSGYVVQDDVVMGTLTVRENLRFSAALRLPMSIGQKEKEEKVERLIDELGLTKVADSRVGTQLIRGISGGERKRTNIGMELIIDPSVLFLDEPTTGLDASTANSVLSLLKRMSNHGRTIILSIHQPRYSIYRLFDTLTLLVSGRQVYHGPAQSALDYFSNIGFTCEPHNNPADFFLDVINGDYTAVSESKLEDNAELDHKQYASTRQNIEDRLVQEYQQWSYHKQTKDELEQITQGRKYDNRPKSRTITYNTSFCHQFKWVLKRTFRNLMLNPQTSFAQIGVTLFLALIVGAIFFSVSNNRSGIQNRMGALFFITTNQCFSSLSSAELFITERKLFLHEYVSGYYRVSVYFLCKLLSDILVLRTFPAIIFSSVAYWMIGFKVDVGSFFIFMFTVAMTAYTATSMVMAISADQNVVAIANIYMTITFVFMMIFSGLLVNLPSIADWLSWLKYFSIPRYGLTSLLVNEFVGLEFCDPPMTQSNFTVVFNCTSGEAFLTEQGINYSTWGMWENNVALGCMIVIFLSIAYLKLLLIKKFT, encoded by the exons ATGCCAGAAAACATGAACATGGATCGTGTGAAGAAAGGAGGCTGTGGGGCTACAGTGAGCTTCCACAACATCCATTACAGCGTCAACAGCAAGACTGGAATGCTCTGCAAACAGAAGAAGACCCAGAAAAACATCCTCATCGACCTCAA TGGAATTATGAAGCCTGGAATGAACGCCATATTAGGAGCCACAGGGAGCGGAAAATCCTC ttttttGGATGTGCTGGCAGCGAGGAAAGATCCAAAAGGACTGACTGGAGAGGTGCTGATAGACGGCGCACCACAGCCGCCCAACTTTAAATGTCTGTCTGGATACGTAGTGCAG gatgaTGTGGTGATGGGAACGCTAACAGTGAGGGAGAATCTGCGCTTCTCGGCAGCGTTGAGGCTTCCGATGTCTATTGGtcagaaggagaaggaggagaaagtGGAGCGACTGATTGATGAGCTCGGGCTGACTAAAGTAGCTGACTCACGG GTGGGCACGCAGCTGATTCGTGGCATTTCGGGAGGCGAGAGAAAGAGGACCAACATTGGCATGGAACTTATTATCGATCCATCTGTCCTCTTCCTGGACGAGCCGACAACCGGACTGGATGCGAGCACGGCTAACTCTGTCCTGTCGCTCCTgaagag GATGTCGAATCACGGCCGTACCATCATCTTGTCCATCCACCAGCCGCGTTACTCCATTTACCGGCTGTTCGACACACTCACCCTGCTGGTGTCGGGTAGACAGGTTTACCACGGGCCTGCTCAGAGTGCACTGGACTACTTCAGCAACATCG gcttcactTGTGAACCCCATAACAACCCTGCTGACTTCTTCCTGGATGTCATTAATGGAGATTATACTGCAGTGTCTGAAAGCAAGCTAGAGGATAATGCAG AGCTGGATCATAAGCAGTATGCATCGACCCGTCAGAACATCGAGGACCGTCTGGTGCAGGAGTACCAGCAGTGGTCGTACCACAAGCAAACCAAAGACGAGCTGGAGCAAATCACGCAGGGACGCAAGTACGACAACCGGCCCAAATCGCGCACCATCACCTACAACACGTCCTTCTGCCACCAGTTCAAATGGGTGCTGAAGAGGACATTCCGCAACCTGATGCTCAACCCACAGACCTCCTTTGCTCAG ATTGGCGTGACTCTTTTCTTAGCTCTGATTGTCGGTGCCATCTTTTTCAGTGTGTCCAACAATAGAAGTGGAATCCAGAACAG GATGGGCGCCTTGTTCTTCATCACCACCAACCAGTGTTTCAGCTCGCTGTCGTCCGCCGAACTCTTCATCACAGAACGCAAGCTCTTCCT ACATGAGTATGTTAGCGGTTATTACAGAGTGTCGGTGTACTTCCTGTGTAAGCTGCTCTCAGATATTCTCGTACTGCGCACTTTTCCAGCcatcattttcagctctgtggCCTACTGGATGattg GGTTCAAAGTGGATGTTGGGTCATTTTTCATCTTCATGTTCACCGTCGCCATGACTGCGTACACGGCGACATCCATGGTGATGGCCATCTCTGCGGATCAGAACGTGGTGGCCATCGCCAACATCTACATGACCATAACCTTCGTGTTCATGATG ATTTTCTCAGGATTGTTGGTGAATTTGCCGAGCATTGCTGACTGGCTGAGCTGGTTAAAATACTTCAGCATTCCACGCTACGGCCTTACT AGTCTCCTGGTGAACGAGTTTGTTGGGCTGGAATTCTGTGACCCTCCTATGACTCAATCCAATTTTACTGTAGTCTTCAA TTGTACGTCTGGAGAGGCTTTTCTGACGGAGCAGGGCATCAATTACTCCACCTGGGGCATGTGGGAGAATAACGTGGCTCTGGGCTGCATGATCGTCATATTCCTGAGCATCGCTTACCTCAAACTGCTCTTAATTAAGAAATttacatag